The following proteins come from a genomic window of Tenebrio molitor chromosome 9, icTenMoli1.1, whole genome shotgun sequence:
- the LOC138139525 gene encoding uncharacterized protein isoform X5 translates to MQFGIARKNIFVYLIVVVHITYSNCQRNFFTVYKYEEDEYYCVTNTTFALSWIAENSTQDFQYVSKYVPNGQLYNHSDFKCGPDWQFATRIDEEGIFDRRWETIETHKADVNNYRTLVELDNIQKLGKNFNVLLSINGLPEAKIHLCNGSVDIHSYCYHLELPSKHAEKNKYNTNSTWYLTNKKWRHFKLSKVDNHLSFTQLKNETPIVEVNYHKEVYNVTHMIIYSTDSSIWKIHKAKAFHTENTTAELQINNILKGEDGIICLSLFIKMCESCKLKLTLTDGRGNSLKEIFYASRGKWREIKFIADDIANKSTILSISTNASVQENSFWLIDENIRQCHKTEYRMIKTKQKANCQLLSNKFFNDIVSLDKEVISDSLVSINNECPAETITNYCVPCLLFLNETCGQLKVCEKYGTHIKCSCSVGWKNGYDPYNCNFHCDEGFYGTNCIKRCGHCSKVSCDHINGICSPCSEDYVGPKCDIKRPDNNTINSLLQKSPRAHASSNFLLYLIALLAIALIIVSVILWIIYRYVKKMPTTQISGNDERTQLSPTENTIRFSPIDSKISQCNSISTISKPVAVTHFQNYVKSGLQSGKFKWQHQAIIDIYSNNYENVKEDFLFNYLDIHNIGVYVVADVPEANEMGTFWEKLWTEKIEHIVLVDDIVLVDGSRQQKILKNYWPEESQVIRCNNIFIHCAVENVFANHKYRKFTVTYKNEIRLIDQLHFISWRERNKRPLIYVSFFQQVSEMWHSPILVHSRIDLAATGFVLLCDASIRTAKANGTIDVAGTFQKLIDSSVGLVVTSEDYQLAHLIILEHLLADDVSASLINMDFSVSPSEFDKCAKYLKETLWLDQYSPKKRQNSIQSSVVTPLYVSYVSFEPFPRETIDLDTLGGNFVGTFECPDKFLVVEQPSSQTLEHFWALVEKQNVTIKTATINLRRISGQLKRIHKWYCQKNLSWNIDVHRKLIFTIGYKSG, encoded by the exons atGCAGTTTGgaattgcaagaaaaaatatatttgtgtATTTAATCGTAGTTGTTCACATAACTTACTCAAATTGCCAAAGGAATTTTTTCACGGTCTACAAATATGAAGAAGATGAATACTATTGCGTTACTAACACTACATTTGCTTTAAGTTGGATCGCTGAAAATTCAACCCAAGATTTTCAATATG TTTCAAAATACGTTCCAAATGGGCAACTCTATAACCACTCAGACTTCAAATGCGGTCCAGATTGGCAATTTGCCACACGAATTGATGAGGAAGGAATTTTTGATCGACGCTGggaga CTATAGAGACGCACAAAGCAGACGTGAACAATTATAGAACCTTAGTGGAACTCGACAATATacaaaaattgggaaaaaacttCAACGTTTTATTATCTATTAATGGTTTGCCAGAAGCTAAGATACACCTCTGCAATggaagtgttgatattcattCGTACTGTTATCATCTGGAATTGCCGTCCAAGCAtgcagaaaaaaacaaatat AATACCAACAGTACTTGGTATCTAACTAACAAAAAATGGCGGCACTTTAAACTATCAAAAGTGGATAATCATCTATCTTTTACACAACTGAAAAACGAAACACCAATAGTTGAAGTTAACTATCATAAAGAAGTCTATAATGTGACCCACATGATAATTTACAGCACAGATTCTAGTATTTGGAAGATTCACAAAG cTAAAGCTTTCCATACCGAAAACACAACAGCcgaattacaaattaataatatcCTAAAAGGGGAAGACGGAATAATTTGTCTCTCACTGTTTATCAAGATGTGTGAATCTTGTAAATTGAAGCTGACACTAACAGACGGACGAGGTAATTCTTTGAAAGAGATATTCTACGCGTCGCGg ggGAAATGGAGAGAAATCAAGTTTATTGCTGATGACATAGCGAACAAATCAACGATTCTCTCAATATCCACCAATGCTAGCGTccaagaaaattcattttggcTCATCGATGAAAACATAAGGCAATGTCATAAAACTG AGTATCGAATgatcaaaacaaaacaaaaagcaAACTGTCAACTTCTTTCCAACAAATTCTTCAACGACATAGTTTCACTAGACAAAGAGGTAATTTCAGATTCATTAGTTtccataaataatgaatgtccCGCCGAGACAATAACCAATTACTGTGTTCCTTGTTTACTGTTTCTAAATGAAACTTGTGGTCAGCTAAAAGTTTGTGAAAAATATGGGACGCATATCAAATGTTCCTGTTCTGTTGGGTGGAAAAATGGTTACGACCCATACAACTGTAATTTTC acTGTGACGAGGGGTTTTACGGTACTAACTGCATAAAACGATGCGGACACTGTTCTAAAGTCTCTTGTGATCACATCAATGGAATATGCAGCCCATGTTCTGAAGACTACGTAGGTCCGAAATGCGACATAA AACGACCAGACAACAATACCATCAACAGCCTTCTTCAAAAGTCCCCTCGAGCTCACGCTTCAAGTAATTTTCTGCTCTATTTAATAGCACTACTCGCTATTGCTCTAATTATAGTAAGTGTGATATT ATGGATTATTTATCGAtacgttaaaaaaatgccaACTACTCAGA TTTCAGGTAACGACGAACGTACGCAATTATCACCAACTGAAAATACAATCAGGTTTTCTCCCATTGATAGTAAGATTTCTCAATGTAACAGTATTTCGACAATATCCAAACCTGTGGCAGTTACGCATTTTCAAAACTATGTAAAATCTGGTCTGCAAagtggaaaatttaaatggcAACATCAG GCAATTATTGATATATACAGCAACAATTACGAAAATGTAAAAGaagattttttgttcaacTACTTGGACATTCACAATATAGGC GTGTACGTTGTTGCTGACGTGCCGGAAGCAAATGAAATGGGTACATTTTGGGAAAAGCTTTGGACGGAAAAAATTGAACACATAGTACTAGTAGACGACATAGTACTAGTAGACGGTAGTCGCCAACAAAag attttgaaaaactatTGGCCAGAGGAGAGCCAAGTAATTCgttgcaacaatatttttatacacTGTGCTGTAGAAAATGTCTTTGCAAACCATAAGTACCGAAAATTCACTGTGACTTACAAGAACGAGATAAGACTT ATCGACCAActtcattttatttcttgGCGCGAAAGAAACAAACGTCCTCTAATTTACGTGTCATTTTTTCAACAAGTGTCTGAAATGTGGCATTCCCCCATTCTGGTCCACTCTAG AATCGATTTGGCAGCAACGGGATTTGTTTTGCTTTGTGACGCATCCATTAGAACAGCTAAAGCAAATGGTACGATCGACGTGGCGGGAACATTTCAAAAACTGATAGATTCGTCAGTTGGACTGGTTGTTACGAGTGAAGATTATCAGCTGGCTCACTTGATCATCTTGGAACATCTACTCGCTGACGACGTCTCTGCAAGTTTGATCAATATGGATTTTTCAGTATCTCCGAGTGAATTTGATAAATgcgcaaaatatttaaaagagaCGTTGTGGTTGGACCAGTACTCACCGAAGAAACGACAAAATAGCATTCAATCTAGTGTTGTGACTCCTC TATATGTATCTTACGTTTCGTTTGAACCTTTTCCAAGAGAAACGATAGATCTTGACACTCTTGGTGGTAATTTTGTGGGTACTTTCGAATGTCCTGATAAATTTTTAGTGGTCGAGCAGCCCTCCTCGCAGACATTGGAGCATTTTTGGGCGCTAGTGGAGAAACAAAATGTGACG ATTAAGACTGCAACCATAAACTTGCGTAGAATTTCTGGCCAACTGAAGAGGATCCACAAATGGTACTGTCAGAAAAATTTATCTTGGAACATCGACGTAcacagaaaattaatttttacgattGGATACAAGTCCGGCTAA
- the LOC138139525 gene encoding receptor-type tyrosine-protein phosphatase S-like isoform X2, whose amino-acid sequence MQFGIARKNIFVYLIVVVHITYSNCQRNFFTVYKYEEDEYYCVTNTTFALSWIAENSTQDFQYVSKYVPNGQLYNHSDFKCGPDWQFATRIDEEGIFDRRWETIETHKADVNNYRTLVELDNIQKLGKNFNVLLSINGLPEAKIHLCNGSVDIHSYCYHLELPSKHAEKNKYNTNSTWYLTNKKWRHFKLSKVDNHLSFTQLKNETPIVEVNYHKEVYNVTHMIIYSTDSSIWKIHKAKAFHTENTTAELQINNILKGEDGIICLSLFIKMCESCKLKLTLTDGRGNSLKEIFYASRGKWREIKFIADDIANKSTILSISTNASVQENSFWLIDENIRQCHKTEYRMIKTKQKANCQLLSNKFFNDIVSLDKEVISDSLVSINNECPAETITNYCVPCLLFLNETCGQLKVCEKYGTHIKCSCSVGWKNGYDPYNCNFHCDEGFYGTNCIKRCGHCSKVSCDHINGICSPCSEDYVGPKCDIKRPDNNTINSLLQKSPRAHASSNFLLYLIALLAIALIIVSVILWIIYRYVKKMPTTQISGNDERTQLSPTENTIRFSPIDSKISQCNSISTISKPVAVTHFQNYVKSGLQSGKFKWQHQAIIDIYSNNYENVKEDFLFNYLDIHNIGVYVVADVPEANEMGTFWEKLWTEKIEHIVLVDDIVLVDGSRQQKILKNYWPEESQVIRCNNIFIHCAVENVFANHKYRKFTVTYKNEIRLIDQLHFISWRERNKRPLIYVSFFQQVSEMWHSPILVHSRIDLAATGFVLLCDASIRTAKANGTIDVAGTFQKLIDSSVGLVVTSEDYQLAHLIILEHLLADDVSASLINMDFSVSPSEFDKCAKYLKETLWLDQYSPKKRQNSIQSSVVTPLYVSYVSFEPFPRETIDLDTLGGNFVGTFECPDKFLVVEQPSSQTLEHFWALVEKQNVTVILSLNKITSDNFWPTEEDPQMVLSEKFILEHRRTQKINFYDWIQVRLIQNTFTDIDIFSITNWTSKDVCPPSVSEFVQFYIETSNRKKTDLILVTCSDGKTVSGLYVAMSHNVERIKKDGQFDFCNAVRIARCQQFLQKEEQLAFLWNALVFYLEQLRLYEI is encoded by the exons atGCAGTTTGgaattgcaagaaaaaatatatttgtgtATTTAATCGTAGTTGTTCACATAACTTACTCAAATTGCCAAAGGAATTTTTTCACGGTCTACAAATATGAAGAAGATGAATACTATTGCGTTACTAACACTACATTTGCTTTAAGTTGGATCGCTGAAAATTCAACCCAAGATTTTCAATATG TTTCAAAATACGTTCCAAATGGGCAACTCTATAACCACTCAGACTTCAAATGCGGTCCAGATTGGCAATTTGCCACACGAATTGATGAGGAAGGAATTTTTGATCGACGCTGggaga CTATAGAGACGCACAAAGCAGACGTGAACAATTATAGAACCTTAGTGGAACTCGACAATATacaaaaattgggaaaaaacttCAACGTTTTATTATCTATTAATGGTTTGCCAGAAGCTAAGATACACCTCTGCAATggaagtgttgatattcattCGTACTGTTATCATCTGGAATTGCCGTCCAAGCAtgcagaaaaaaacaaatat AATACCAACAGTACTTGGTATCTAACTAACAAAAAATGGCGGCACTTTAAACTATCAAAAGTGGATAATCATCTATCTTTTACACAACTGAAAAACGAAACACCAATAGTTGAAGTTAACTATCATAAAGAAGTCTATAATGTGACCCACATGATAATTTACAGCACAGATTCTAGTATTTGGAAGATTCACAAAG cTAAAGCTTTCCATACCGAAAACACAACAGCcgaattacaaattaataatatcCTAAAAGGGGAAGACGGAATAATTTGTCTCTCACTGTTTATCAAGATGTGTGAATCTTGTAAATTGAAGCTGACACTAACAGACGGACGAGGTAATTCTTTGAAAGAGATATTCTACGCGTCGCGg ggGAAATGGAGAGAAATCAAGTTTATTGCTGATGACATAGCGAACAAATCAACGATTCTCTCAATATCCACCAATGCTAGCGTccaagaaaattcattttggcTCATCGATGAAAACATAAGGCAATGTCATAAAACTG AGTATCGAATgatcaaaacaaaacaaaaagcaAACTGTCAACTTCTTTCCAACAAATTCTTCAACGACATAGTTTCACTAGACAAAGAGGTAATTTCAGATTCATTAGTTtccataaataatgaatgtccCGCCGAGACAATAACCAATTACTGTGTTCCTTGTTTACTGTTTCTAAATGAAACTTGTGGTCAGCTAAAAGTTTGTGAAAAATATGGGACGCATATCAAATGTTCCTGTTCTGTTGGGTGGAAAAATGGTTACGACCCATACAACTGTAATTTTC acTGTGACGAGGGGTTTTACGGTACTAACTGCATAAAACGATGCGGACACTGTTCTAAAGTCTCTTGTGATCACATCAATGGAATATGCAGCCCATGTTCTGAAGACTACGTAGGTCCGAAATGCGACATAA AACGACCAGACAACAATACCATCAACAGCCTTCTTCAAAAGTCCCCTCGAGCTCACGCTTCAAGTAATTTTCTGCTCTATTTAATAGCACTACTCGCTATTGCTCTAATTATAGTAAGTGTGATATT ATGGATTATTTATCGAtacgttaaaaaaatgccaACTACTCAGA TTTCAGGTAACGACGAACGTACGCAATTATCACCAACTGAAAATACAATCAGGTTTTCTCCCATTGATAGTAAGATTTCTCAATGTAACAGTATTTCGACAATATCCAAACCTGTGGCAGTTACGCATTTTCAAAACTATGTAAAATCTGGTCTGCAAagtggaaaatttaaatggcAACATCAG GCAATTATTGATATATACAGCAACAATTACGAAAATGTAAAAGaagattttttgttcaacTACTTGGACATTCACAATATAGGC GTGTACGTTGTTGCTGACGTGCCGGAAGCAAATGAAATGGGTACATTTTGGGAAAAGCTTTGGACGGAAAAAATTGAACACATAGTACTAGTAGACGACATAGTACTAGTAGACGGTAGTCGCCAACAAAag attttgaaaaactatTGGCCAGAGGAGAGCCAAGTAATTCgttgcaacaatatttttatacacTGTGCTGTAGAAAATGTCTTTGCAAACCATAAGTACCGAAAATTCACTGTGACTTACAAGAACGAGATAAGACTT ATCGACCAActtcattttatttcttgGCGCGAAAGAAACAAACGTCCTCTAATTTACGTGTCATTTTTTCAACAAGTGTCTGAAATGTGGCATTCCCCCATTCTGGTCCACTCTAG AATCGATTTGGCAGCAACGGGATTTGTTTTGCTTTGTGACGCATCCATTAGAACAGCTAAAGCAAATGGTACGATCGACGTGGCGGGAACATTTCAAAAACTGATAGATTCGTCAGTTGGACTGGTTGTTACGAGTGAAGATTATCAGCTGGCTCACTTGATCATCTTGGAACATCTACTCGCTGACGACGTCTCTGCAAGTTTGATCAATATGGATTTTTCAGTATCTCCGAGTGAATTTGATAAATgcgcaaaatatttaaaagagaCGTTGTGGTTGGACCAGTACTCACCGAAGAAACGACAAAATAGCATTCAATCTAGTGTTGTGACTCCTC TATATGTATCTTACGTTTCGTTTGAACCTTTTCCAAGAGAAACGATAGATCTTGACACTCTTGGTGGTAATTTTGTGGGTACTTTCGAATGTCCTGATAAATTTTTAGTGGTCGAGCAGCCCTCCTCGCAGACATTGGAGCATTTTTGGGCGCTAGTGGAGAAACAAAATGTGACGGTAATATTGTCTTTGAACAAAATAACCTCTGAC AATTTCTGGCCAACTGAAGAGGATCCACAAATGGTACTGTCAGAAAAATTTATCTTGGAACATCGACGTAcacagaaaattaatttttacgattGGATACAAGTCCGGCTAATTCAAAATACGTTCACG gACATAGACATATTCTCGATAACAAACTGGACGTCTAAAGACGTTTGCCCTCCAAGCGTCTCTGAATTTGTACAGTTTTATATTGAAACGAGTAACAGGAAGAAAACTGATTTGATTTTGGTAACCTGCAG TGATGGAAAAACAGTTTCTGGTCTATATGTTGCCATGTCACACAATGTAGAAAGAATAAAGAAGGATGGACAGTTTGATTTTTGTAATGCTGTAAGAATAGCGAGGtgtcaacaatttttacaGAAGGAG GAACAATTGGCCTTCTTGTGGAATGCGTTGGTCTTTTACTTGGAACAACTTCGTCTTTATGAAATTTGA
- the LOC138139525 gene encoding receptor-type tyrosine-protein phosphatase S-like isoform X1: protein MQFGIARKNIFVYLIVVVHITYSNCQRNFFTVYKYEEDEYYCVTNTTFALSWIAENSTQDFQYVSKYVPNGQLYNHSDFKCGPDWQFATRIDEEGIFDRRWETIETHKADVNNYRTLVELDNIQKLGKNFNVLLSINGLPEAKIHLCNGSVDIHSYCYHLELPSKHAEKNKYNTNSTWYLTNKKWRHFKLSKVDNHLSFTQLKNETPIVEVNYHKEVYNVTHMIIYSTDSSIWKIHKAKAFHTENTTAELQINNILKGEDGIICLSLFIKMCESCKLKLTLTDGRGNSLKEIFYASRGKWREIKFIADDIANKSTILSISTNASVQENSFWLIDENIRQCHKTEYRMIKTKQKANCQLLSNKFFNDIVSLDKEVISDSLVSINNECPAETITNYCVPCLLFLNETCGQLKVCEKYGTHIKCSCSVGWKNGYDPYNCNFHCDEGFYGTNCIKRCGHCSKVSCDHINGICSPCSEDYVGPKCDIKRPDNNTINSLLQKSPRAHASSNFLLYLIALLAIALIIVSVILWIIYRYVKKMPTTQISGNDERTQLSPTENTIRFSPIDSKISQCNSISTISKPVAVTHFQNYVKSGLQSGKFKWQHQAIIDIYSNNYENVKEDFLFNYLDIHNIGVYVVADVPEANEMGTFWEKLWTEKIEHIVLVDDIVLVDGSRQQKILKNYWPEESQVIRCNNIFIHCAVENVFANHKYRKFTVTYKNEIRLIDQLHFISWRERNKRPLIYVSFFQQVSEMWHSPILVHSRIDLAATGFVLLCDASIRTAKANGTIDVAGTFQKLIDSSVGLVVTSEDYQLAHLIILEHLLADDVSASLINMDFSVSPSEFDKCAKYLKETLWLDQYSPKKRQNSIQSSVVTPLYVSYVSFEPFPRETIDLDTLGGNFVGTFECPDKFLVVEQPSSQTLEHFWALVEKQNVTVILSLNKITSDNFWPTEEDPQMVLSEKFILEHRRTQKINFYDWIQVRLIQNTFTKDIDIFSITNWTSKDVCPPSVSEFVQFYIETSNRKKTDLILVTCSDGKTVSGLYVAMSHNVERIKKDGQFDFCNAVRIARCQQFLQKEEQLAFLWNALVFYLEQLRLYEI, encoded by the exons atGCAGTTTGgaattgcaagaaaaaatatatttgtgtATTTAATCGTAGTTGTTCACATAACTTACTCAAATTGCCAAAGGAATTTTTTCACGGTCTACAAATATGAAGAAGATGAATACTATTGCGTTACTAACACTACATTTGCTTTAAGTTGGATCGCTGAAAATTCAACCCAAGATTTTCAATATG TTTCAAAATACGTTCCAAATGGGCAACTCTATAACCACTCAGACTTCAAATGCGGTCCAGATTGGCAATTTGCCACACGAATTGATGAGGAAGGAATTTTTGATCGACGCTGggaga CTATAGAGACGCACAAAGCAGACGTGAACAATTATAGAACCTTAGTGGAACTCGACAATATacaaaaattgggaaaaaacttCAACGTTTTATTATCTATTAATGGTTTGCCAGAAGCTAAGATACACCTCTGCAATggaagtgttgatattcattCGTACTGTTATCATCTGGAATTGCCGTCCAAGCAtgcagaaaaaaacaaatat AATACCAACAGTACTTGGTATCTAACTAACAAAAAATGGCGGCACTTTAAACTATCAAAAGTGGATAATCATCTATCTTTTACACAACTGAAAAACGAAACACCAATAGTTGAAGTTAACTATCATAAAGAAGTCTATAATGTGACCCACATGATAATTTACAGCACAGATTCTAGTATTTGGAAGATTCACAAAG cTAAAGCTTTCCATACCGAAAACACAACAGCcgaattacaaattaataatatcCTAAAAGGGGAAGACGGAATAATTTGTCTCTCACTGTTTATCAAGATGTGTGAATCTTGTAAATTGAAGCTGACACTAACAGACGGACGAGGTAATTCTTTGAAAGAGATATTCTACGCGTCGCGg ggGAAATGGAGAGAAATCAAGTTTATTGCTGATGACATAGCGAACAAATCAACGATTCTCTCAATATCCACCAATGCTAGCGTccaagaaaattcattttggcTCATCGATGAAAACATAAGGCAATGTCATAAAACTG AGTATCGAATgatcaaaacaaaacaaaaagcaAACTGTCAACTTCTTTCCAACAAATTCTTCAACGACATAGTTTCACTAGACAAAGAGGTAATTTCAGATTCATTAGTTtccataaataatgaatgtccCGCCGAGACAATAACCAATTACTGTGTTCCTTGTTTACTGTTTCTAAATGAAACTTGTGGTCAGCTAAAAGTTTGTGAAAAATATGGGACGCATATCAAATGTTCCTGTTCTGTTGGGTGGAAAAATGGTTACGACCCATACAACTGTAATTTTC acTGTGACGAGGGGTTTTACGGTACTAACTGCATAAAACGATGCGGACACTGTTCTAAAGTCTCTTGTGATCACATCAATGGAATATGCAGCCCATGTTCTGAAGACTACGTAGGTCCGAAATGCGACATAA AACGACCAGACAACAATACCATCAACAGCCTTCTTCAAAAGTCCCCTCGAGCTCACGCTTCAAGTAATTTTCTGCTCTATTTAATAGCACTACTCGCTATTGCTCTAATTATAGTAAGTGTGATATT ATGGATTATTTATCGAtacgttaaaaaaatgccaACTACTCAGA TTTCAGGTAACGACGAACGTACGCAATTATCACCAACTGAAAATACAATCAGGTTTTCTCCCATTGATAGTAAGATTTCTCAATGTAACAGTATTTCGACAATATCCAAACCTGTGGCAGTTACGCATTTTCAAAACTATGTAAAATCTGGTCTGCAAagtggaaaatttaaatggcAACATCAG GCAATTATTGATATATACAGCAACAATTACGAAAATGTAAAAGaagattttttgttcaacTACTTGGACATTCACAATATAGGC GTGTACGTTGTTGCTGACGTGCCGGAAGCAAATGAAATGGGTACATTTTGGGAAAAGCTTTGGACGGAAAAAATTGAACACATAGTACTAGTAGACGACATAGTACTAGTAGACGGTAGTCGCCAACAAAag attttgaaaaactatTGGCCAGAGGAGAGCCAAGTAATTCgttgcaacaatatttttatacacTGTGCTGTAGAAAATGTCTTTGCAAACCATAAGTACCGAAAATTCACTGTGACTTACAAGAACGAGATAAGACTT ATCGACCAActtcattttatttcttgGCGCGAAAGAAACAAACGTCCTCTAATTTACGTGTCATTTTTTCAACAAGTGTCTGAAATGTGGCATTCCCCCATTCTGGTCCACTCTAG AATCGATTTGGCAGCAACGGGATTTGTTTTGCTTTGTGACGCATCCATTAGAACAGCTAAAGCAAATGGTACGATCGACGTGGCGGGAACATTTCAAAAACTGATAGATTCGTCAGTTGGACTGGTTGTTACGAGTGAAGATTATCAGCTGGCTCACTTGATCATCTTGGAACATCTACTCGCTGACGACGTCTCTGCAAGTTTGATCAATATGGATTTTTCAGTATCTCCGAGTGAATTTGATAAATgcgcaaaatatttaaaagagaCGTTGTGGTTGGACCAGTACTCACCGAAGAAACGACAAAATAGCATTCAATCTAGTGTTGTGACTCCTC TATATGTATCTTACGTTTCGTTTGAACCTTTTCCAAGAGAAACGATAGATCTTGACACTCTTGGTGGTAATTTTGTGGGTACTTTCGAATGTCCTGATAAATTTTTAGTGGTCGAGCAGCCCTCCTCGCAGACATTGGAGCATTTTTGGGCGCTAGTGGAGAAACAAAATGTGACGGTAATATTGTCTTTGAACAAAATAACCTCTGAC AATTTCTGGCCAACTGAAGAGGATCCACAAATGGTACTGTCAGAAAAATTTATCTTGGAACATCGACGTAcacagaaaattaatttttacgattGGATACAAGTCCGGCTAATTCAAAATACGTTCACG aaggACATAGACATATTCTCGATAACAAACTGGACGTCTAAAGACGTTTGCCCTCCAAGCGTCTCTGAATTTGTACAGTTTTATATTGAAACGAGTAACAGGAAGAAAACTGATTTGATTTTGGTAACCTGCAG TGATGGAAAAACAGTTTCTGGTCTATATGTTGCCATGTCACACAATGTAGAAAGAATAAAGAAGGATGGACAGTTTGATTTTTGTAATGCTGTAAGAATAGCGAGGtgtcaacaatttttacaGAAGGAG GAACAATTGGCCTTCTTGTGGAATGCGTTGGTCTTTTACTTGGAACAACTTCGTCTTTATGAAATTTGA